From one Acidibrevibacterium fodinaquatile genomic stretch:
- a CDS encoding SDR family oxidoreductase: protein MKACPLPRRLPRADLTHRASEPVVVITGGSSGIGRSVAALFARRGWKVGLISRSAEGLASAGREIEAAGGRVAIGRADVTDSVALGAVADAIAAALGPIDVWINCAGNGVYGRFSSVPEAEFHRVTDVTYHGTVNGTRVALRHMRPRGRGAIVNVCSAMAFYGLPLMSSYAGAKAAVRAFGQAVRAELALERSAIRLGTVFPPAVNTPFFSHATSHMGWPARPAPPVYQPEVVAEGIWQAMISGRAEMTISGTAAAFSLVSRLLPGLVARCIERYGSERQMTRDPDACRLEEPTLFAPSPHASPVHGPFGRQARGYSTHLWLLRLRIAGVRWLTTLWREGARWPDVPSPSIPPPPEPDRELGGLGARPGAS, encoded by the coding sequence ATGAAAGCTTGCCCATTACCAAGACGTTTGCCTCGCGCGGATCTGACGCATCGGGCCTCTGAGCCGGTGGTCGTCATCACGGGTGGATCGTCCGGCATTGGCCGCTCTGTCGCCGCGCTGTTTGCCCGGCGTGGCTGGAAGGTGGGGCTGATCTCGCGTAGCGCCGAAGGACTGGCCTCCGCCGGCCGAGAGATCGAGGCTGCCGGGGGACGGGTCGCCATTGGACGAGCCGACGTAACCGACAGCGTCGCCCTCGGTGCGGTTGCGGATGCGATCGCGGCCGCGCTCGGGCCGATAGATGTCTGGATCAACTGCGCGGGGAACGGCGTCTATGGCCGTTTCAGCAGCGTCCCCGAGGCGGAGTTCCATCGGGTGACGGATGTGACCTACCATGGCACCGTCAACGGCACCCGGGTGGCGCTCAGGCATATGCGGCCGCGTGGCCGGGGCGCCATCGTCAATGTGTGCTCCGCCATGGCCTTTTATGGCTTGCCGTTGATGTCGTCTTATGCCGGCGCCAAAGCGGCGGTGCGCGCTTTCGGGCAGGCAGTGCGGGCCGAGTTGGCACTCGAACGCAGTGCGATCCGGCTCGGCACCGTTTTCCCGCCGGCGGTGAACACGCCGTTTTTCAGCCATGCCACCAGCCACATGGGTTGGCCCGCCCGCCCGGCGCCACCGGTCTATCAGCCGGAGGTGGTGGCGGAGGGCATCTGGCAGGCGATGATCAGCGGTCGCGCGGAGATGACGATCAGCGGTACCGCGGCGGCGTTTTCGCTCGTGTCGCGTCTACTGCCAGGGCTGGTCGCGCGGTGTATCGAACGGTACGGCAGCGAGCGGCAAATGACCCGGGATCCCGACGCCTGCCGCCTCGAGGAGCCGACTTTGTTTGCGCCCTCGCCGCACGCATCTCCCGTGCATGGCCCCTTCGGCCGGCAGGCAAGGGGGTACAGCACCCATCTCTGGCTGCTGCGGTTGCGGATCGCGGGGGTGCGTTGGCTCACTACTCTGTGGCGCGAGGGGGCGCGTTGGCCAGACGTTCCGTCGCCGTCCATACCGCCGCCGCCAGAGCCGGATCGAGAGCTTGGCGGTTTGGGCGCACGACCCGGCGCTTCTTGA
- a CDS encoding NAD(P)-binding protein translates to MLKRSDLTPAIDLTAEPGAGPTRLRRPIYVDLLPPCQNACPAGEDIQGWLALAQAGDHHAAWLRLTADNPLPATHGRVCYHPCETACNRNELDAAVSIHAVERFLGDRANEQGWRFAEAAPASGKRVLVVGAGPSGLACAYHLARLGHAVEIHEAGPVAGGMLHFGIPAYRLPRADLAREIARIEDFGVRIILNRKIDDLLAARDAGRFDAVFVAIGAGLSRHVEIPARDAARVLDAVSLLREVSAGEPPPLLGRRVVVYGGGNTAMDAARTARRLGASEALIVYRRDRAHMPAHAFEADEALAEGVKIKWLTTIREIAADALTVERMTIDPDGHPQPTGEIETLSADAVVLALGQDSDSGFLRRVAGVAVNPDGTVAVGPDMMTGAAGIFAGGDMIPAQRSVTVAVGHGKRAARHIDAWLRDAARTEPAPPPLVSFAMLHLPVFSDADPALLRETPPAERTGFAEITAGLTPPEARREAQRCLSCGVCFECDNCYAACPEDAIVKLGPGNRYRYDYAKCTGCAVCFEQCPCHAISMIAEPVAG, encoded by the coding sequence ATGCTGAAACGATCCGACCTGACCCCGGCGATCGATCTCACCGCCGAACCCGGCGCCGGCCCGACGCGTCTGCGCCGCCCGATCTATGTCGATCTCCTGCCACCGTGCCAAAACGCCTGCCCGGCCGGGGAAGACATCCAGGGCTGGCTCGCCCTCGCCCAGGCCGGAGACCATCACGCCGCGTGGCTGCGGCTGACCGCCGACAACCCATTGCCGGCGACGCATGGGCGGGTGTGCTATCATCCCTGCGAAACCGCGTGCAACCGCAACGAACTGGACGCGGCGGTCAGCATCCACGCCGTCGAGCGCTTTCTCGGCGACCGCGCCAATGAGCAGGGTTGGCGGTTTGCCGAAGCCGCTCCAGCGTCAGGCAAGCGGGTGCTGGTGGTCGGCGCCGGCCCCTCGGGGCTTGCCTGCGCCTATCACTTGGCGCGGCTCGGGCACGCCGTCGAAATCCACGAGGCCGGACCGGTCGCCGGTGGGATGCTGCATTTCGGCATTCCGGCCTATCGCCTGCCGCGCGCGGACCTGGCGCGCGAGATCGCCCGCATCGAAGACTTCGGGGTTCGCATCATACTCAACCGGAAAATCGACGACCTCCTCGCCGCGCGCGACGCGGGCCGGTTCGATGCCGTGTTCGTTGCGATCGGCGCCGGGCTTTCCCGCCATGTGGAGATCCCCGCCCGCGATGCCGCCCGCGTGCTCGATGCGGTCAGCCTGCTGCGCGAGGTGAGCGCCGGCGAGCCGCCGCCGCTGCTCGGCCGGCGGGTGGTGGTCTATGGCGGCGGCAACACCGCGATGGACGCCGCCCGCACCGCCCGCCGCCTCGGCGCGTCCGAGGCGCTGATCGTCTATCGCCGCGACCGCGCGCATATGCCCGCGCATGCGTTCGAGGCCGACGAGGCGCTGGCTGAGGGCGTGAAGATCAAATGGCTCACCACGATCAGGGAAATCGCCGCCGATGCGCTCACCGTCGAACGCATGACGATCGACCCGGACGGTCATCCGCAGCCGACCGGGGAGATCGAGACCCTGAGCGCCGATGCGGTGGTGCTGGCGCTCGGCCAGGACAGCGACAGCGGATTCCTCCGCCGCGTCGCGGGTGTCGCGGTGAACCCGGACGGCACGGTGGCGGTGGGGCCCGACATGATGACCGGGGCGGCGGGGATTTTCGCCGGCGGCGACATGATCCCGGCCCAGCGCAGCGTCACCGTCGCGGTCGGTCATGGCAAGCGGGCGGCGCGGCACATCGATGCCTGGCTGCGCGACGCCGCCCGCACCGAGCCCGCCCCGCCGCCGCTCGTCAGCTTCGCGATGCTCCACTTGCCGGTGTTTAGCGATGCCGATCCGGCCTTGCTGCGCGAAACCCCACCCGCCGAGCGCACCGGGTTCGCCGAGATCACCGCCGGCCTCACCCCACCCGAGGCGCGCCGCGAGGCGCAGCGCTGCCTCTCCTGCGGCGTTTGTTTCGAGTGCGACAATTGCTATGCCGCCTGTCCGGAGGACGCGATCGTGAAGCTCGGCCCTGGCAACCGCTACCGTTACGACTACGCGAAATGCACCGGCTGCGCGGTCTGCTTCGAACAATGCCCGTGCCACGCGATCTCCATGATCGCCGAACCGGTGGCGGGTTGA
- a CDS encoding glycosyltransferase family 4 protein, which translates to MRIAQIAPLYEAVPPKFYGGTERVVSYLTEELVALGHEVTLFASGDSETTAHLEAAWPRALRLDPAIRDPIAPNALLMERVMQRAAEFDVLHFHNGYLPFSLFSRQPTPWLNTLHGRLDMIEYQGIFDVFSQVPLVSISDSQRRPLPQANFIGTVLHGLPENLLTPRPATPSYLAFLGRISPEKRPDRAIRIARAAGIPLKIAAKVDNADRAYFEAVIKPMLDDPGVELIGEINEAQKPDFLSGAIALLMPIDWPEPFGLVMIEAMACGTPVIAINRGSVPEVVDDGISGFIVEDETGAIGAVERLGELDRARVRAQFEKRFTAKRMALDYLALYRAIAEPRQRLRVVG; encoded by the coding sequence ATGCGCATCGCCCAAATCGCCCCCCTCTATGAAGCTGTGCCGCCGAAATTCTATGGTGGCACCGAGCGCGTCGTCTCCTATCTGACCGAGGAGCTGGTCGCGCTCGGCCATGAGGTGACGCTGTTTGCCAGCGGGGATTCGGAGACCACGGCCCATCTCGAGGCGGCTTGGCCGCGCGCCCTCCGCCTCGATCCCGCGATCCGCGATCCGATCGCCCCGAATGCGCTGCTCATGGAGCGGGTGATGCAGCGCGCGGCCGAGTTCGACGTGCTCCATTTTCACAACGGGTATCTGCCCTTCAGCCTGTTCAGCCGCCAGCCGACGCCGTGGTTGAACACGCTGCATGGCCGCCTCGACATGATCGAATACCAGGGCATCTTCGATGTCTTCTCGCAGGTGCCGTTGGTCTCGATCTCCGACTCCCAGCGCCGCCCGCTGCCGCAAGCCAATTTCATCGGCACGGTGCTGCATGGCCTGCCGGAAAACCTGCTGACGCCGCGGCCGGCAACGCCCAGCTATCTCGCCTTTCTCGGCCGCATTTCGCCCGAAAAGCGCCCCGATCGGGCGATCCGCATCGCGCGTGCAGCCGGGATCCCGCTCAAGATCGCGGCCAAGGTCGACAACGCCGACCGGGCGTATTTCGAGGCCGTGATCAAGCCGATGCTGGACGACCCCGGTGTTGAGCTGATCGGCGAAATCAACGAAGCGCAGAAGCCTGATTTCCTCTCCGGCGCGATCGCCCTTTTGATGCCGATCGACTGGCCGGAGCCGTTCGGCCTCGTCATGATCGAAGCGATGGCCTGCGGCACGCCGGTGATTGCGATCAATCGCGGCTCGGTGCCGGAAGTGGTCGATGATGGCATCTCCGGCTTCATCGTCGAGGACGAGACCGGGGCCATCGGCGCCGTCGAACGTCTCGGCGAACTCGATCGCGCGCGGGTGCGCGCTCAGTTCGAGAAGCGCTTCACCGCCAAGCGCATGGCGCTCGACTATCTCGCGCTCTACCGCGCGATCGCCGAGCCGCGCCAGCGTCTGCGCGTCGTTGGCTGA
- the hypE gene encoding hydrogenase expression/formation protein HypE → MSGPACPLPVAEEGVIERGHGGGGALTSRLIAELFLPCFGVSSAAPLHDGATLAVGGSRLAFTTDSFVVTPLEFPGGDIGVLAVIGTVNDLAMCGARPLALSAGFILEEGLEIARLRRIAASMGRAAAAAGVRVATGDTKVVERGKGDGIYITTAGIGLIPAGITIGPAEVRPGDALLLSGDLGRHGIAIMAAREGLGFEPAIGSDLACLAPAVADLIDAGITPHCLRDLTRGGLASALVEIAAAAGVELRVDAAAVPVCEAVRGACEILGLDPWYVANEGRMVAFVAEQHAARALDVLRRHPGGARAAMIGRVVAAPGRGRVLAATIGGVRVLDLLSGEQLPRIC, encoded by the coding sequence ATGAGTGGCCCCGCCTGTCCGCTGCCGGTGGCCGAGGAGGGCGTGATCGAACGTGGCCATGGCGGGGGCGGCGCGCTCACCTCGCGCCTGATCGCGGAGCTGTTTCTCCCCTGCTTCGGCGTGTCATCGGCGGCGCCGCTCCACGACGGCGCGACCCTCGCGGTGGGCGGCAGCCGCCTCGCCTTCACCACCGATTCCTTTGTCGTCACCCCGCTCGAGTTCCCGGGTGGGGATATCGGCGTGCTGGCGGTGATCGGCACGGTGAACGATCTCGCGATGTGCGGGGCGCGGCCGCTCGCGCTCAGCGCCGGGTTCATCCTGGAAGAAGGGTTGGAAATCGCGCGGCTCCGGCGCATCGCCGCCTCCATGGGCCGGGCGGCGGCGGCAGCCGGGGTGCGCGTGGCCACCGGCGACACCAAGGTGGTGGAGCGCGGCAAGGGTGACGGGATTTACATCACCACCGCCGGCATCGGGCTGATCCCCGCCGGTATCACCATAGGACCGGCGGAGGTGAGACCGGGCGACGCTCTATTGCTGAGCGGGGATCTCGGACGGCACGGCATCGCCATCATGGCCGCGCGCGAGGGGCTGGGGTTCGAACCGGCGATCGGCAGCGACCTCGCCTGCCTCGCGCCGGCGGTGGCGGATCTGATCGACGCCGGTATCACGCCGCACTGCCTGCGCGACCTCACGCGCGGCGGGCTGGCCTCGGCGTTGGTGGAGATCGCTGCCGCGGCCGGGGTGGAATTGCGCGTCGACGCCGCCGCGGTGCCGGTCTGCGAGGCGGTGCGGGGGGCGTGCGAGATTCTCGGCCTCGATCCCTGGTATGTGGCCAATGAGGGCCGGATGGTGGCGTTCGTTGCGGAACAGCATGCGGCGCGCGCGCTCGACGTGCTGCGGCGCCATCCCGGCGGGGCGCGTGCGGCGATGATCGGCCGGGTCGTCGCCGCGCCCGGGCGCGGGCGCGTGCTGGCGGCGACGATCGGCGGGGTCCGGGTGCTCGATCTGCTGAGCGGGGAGCAACTGCCGCGGATCTGCTGA
- the nifJ gene encoding pyruvate:ferredoxin (flavodoxin) oxidoreductase, producing MATRATLDGNTAVAHVAYRVNEVCAIFPITPSSPMAELADEWAAAGIPNLWGEVPVVQEMQSEGGAAGAVHGALQAGALTTTFTASQGLLLMLPNMFKIAGELTPTVFHVAARSVATQALSIFGDHSDVMAVRSAGFALLCSASVQEAHDLALVAQAATLAGRVPLLHFFDGFRTSHEVNTLTLLEDAQLRALIDDALVHAHRARALDPEHPVVRGTAHNPDTFFQARETVNPFIAAMPGHVQAAMDRLGALTGRRYRLFDYDGPPDAERVVVVMGSAAETARATAAALGARGEKLGVVQVRLFRPFAADAFLAALPASVRSIAVLERTKEPGASGEPLYQDVVSTLAEAVATGARATMPRVIGGRFGLSSKDFTPAMAKAVFDVLATPSPLHGFTVGITDDVGHTSLTVDPDFSIEPADEVRAVFYGLGADGTVGANKNSVKILAEDAGRYAQGYFVYDSHKSGAETVSHLRFGSRPIEAPYLIDRANFIACHHWGFVGRHDILRLAAPGATLLLNSPHGPDRLWEHLPRAMQARIRDLGLKLFVIDASRTAQEVGLRGRTNTILQTCFFAIAGVLARDEAIARIKESIRETYGGKGEDVVQRNFAAVDGTLAHLAEVPVPAAVTATWDRPPPVPQDAPAFVRAVTGAMLDGRGDEIPVSLMPVDGTFPPGTAAYEKRDVAEEVPIWEPETCVQCGQCGFVCPHGVIRAKYYDIARLAGAPEGFRSAPINARGFPDIAFTLQFYLEDCTGCGLCVEACPAFSASEPGRKAINLTAKGDLAIAERPRIAFFERLPIADRARVDFANVRGVQFLEPLFAFSGACAGCGETPYLKLLSQLFGDRMMVANATGCSSIYGGNLPVTPWTKNSEGRGPAWSNSLFEDNAEFGLGFRLAADQHVALARRLAQELAPRLGAELVAELLAAPQRQESEIRAQRARLAELLRRLDALGPDPAGGRLRSIADHLVRRSIWLVGGDGWAYDIGYGGLDHVLASGRDVNVLVLDTEVYSNTGGQASKATPLGAIAKFAAAGKRTARKDLALQAIAYGDVYVAQVAMGANPQQTLLAFREAEAYPGPSLILAYSHCIAHGYDLRDGLRQQDLATACGYWPLFRYNPAMRVAGQNPFRLDSPRPTIPFRDYAYHESRYRALADARPEEAAQLLTAAEAAIAEKYRSYEEMAGWQAERFPPEAPKAGRR from the coding sequence ATGGCGACGCGCGCCACGCTGGACGGCAACACCGCCGTCGCCCATGTCGCCTATCGGGTCAACGAGGTCTGCGCGATCTTCCCGATCACGCCATCCTCCCCGATGGCCGAACTCGCCGACGAATGGGCCGCCGCCGGGATCCCCAATCTCTGGGGCGAGGTGCCGGTGGTGCAGGAGATGCAAAGCGAGGGCGGGGCCGCCGGCGCCGTGCATGGCGCGTTGCAGGCCGGCGCGCTGACCACGACCTTCACCGCCTCGCAGGGCTTGCTGCTGATGCTGCCCAACATGTTCAAGATCGCCGGCGAGCTGACGCCGACGGTGTTCCATGTCGCGGCGCGTTCGGTCGCGACGCAAGCGCTGTCGATCTTCGGCGATCATTCCGATGTCATGGCGGTGCGGTCGGCCGGCTTCGCGCTGCTCTGCTCGGCCTCGGTGCAGGAGGCGCACGATCTGGCGCTGGTCGCGCAGGCGGCGACGCTGGCCGGGCGGGTGCCGCTCCTGCATTTTTTTGATGGGTTTCGCACCTCCCACGAGGTGAACACCTTGACGTTGCTGGAGGACGCGCAGCTCCGCGCGCTGATCGACGACGCGCTCGTGCATGCCCACCGCGCCCGCGCGCTCGACCCCGAGCATCCGGTGGTGCGTGGCACCGCCCACAACCCGGACACGTTCTTCCAGGCGCGCGAAACGGTGAACCCGTTCATTGCCGCGATGCCCGGCCATGTGCAGGCGGCGATGGACCGGCTCGGCGCGCTGACCGGAAGGCGCTACCGCCTCTTCGACTACGACGGCCCGCCCGACGCCGAGCGCGTGGTGGTGGTGATGGGGAGTGCCGCCGAGACCGCGCGCGCCACCGCCGCCGCGCTGGGTGCGCGCGGGGAAAAGCTCGGCGTGGTGCAGGTGCGCCTGTTCCGCCCCTTCGCCGCGGACGCCTTCCTCGCCGCCCTGCCGGCAAGCGTGCGGAGCATTGCCGTTCTGGAACGCACCAAGGAGCCGGGTGCCAGCGGCGAGCCGCTCTATCAGGACGTGGTCAGCACCCTCGCCGAGGCGGTCGCCACCGGCGCGCGCGCCACCATGCCGCGCGTGATCGGCGGGCGCTTTGGCCTCTCGTCGAAGGATTTCACCCCGGCGATGGCGAAAGCGGTGTTCGACGTGCTGGCCACGCCCAGTCCGCTTCACGGCTTCACCGTCGGCATCACCGACGACGTCGGCCACACCAGTCTTACGGTCGACCCCGATTTCTCGATCGAACCGGCGGACGAGGTGCGGGCGGTGTTCTACGGCCTCGGCGCCGACGGCACGGTGGGCGCCAACAAGAACAGCGTAAAGATCCTCGCCGAGGATGCCGGCCGCTACGCGCAGGGCTATTTCGTCTATGATTCGCACAAATCCGGCGCCGAGACGGTATCACACCTGCGCTTCGGCTCGCGGCCGATCGAGGCCCCCTATCTGATCGATCGCGCGAATTTCATCGCTTGCCACCATTGGGGTTTCGTCGGCCGCCACGACATCCTGCGCCTCGCCGCTCCTGGCGCCACGCTGCTGCTGAACAGCCCCCATGGACCCGATCGGCTATGGGAGCATCTGCCACGGGCGATGCAGGCGCGCATCCGCGATCTCGGCCTCAAGCTGTTCGTGATCGACGCCTCCCGCACCGCCCAGGAGGTCGGGCTGCGCGGGCGCACCAACACCATCCTGCAGACCTGCTTCTTCGCCATCGCCGGCGTGCTGGCGCGCGACGAGGCGATCGCGCGGATCAAGGAATCCATCCGCGAGACCTATGGCGGCAAGGGCGAGGACGTCGTGCAGCGCAATTTCGCGGCGGTGGACGGCACCCTCGCGCACCTCGCTGAAGTGCCCGTCCCCGCCGCTGTCACCGCGACCTGGGACCGCCCGCCGCCGGTGCCGCAAGACGCCCCCGCTTTCGTCCGCGCCGTCACCGGCGCCATGCTAGACGGGCGCGGGGATGAGATCCCGGTCAGCCTGATGCCGGTCGACGGCACTTTCCCGCCCGGCACCGCCGCTTATGAAAAACGCGACGTTGCCGAGGAGGTGCCGATCTGGGAGCCGGAGACCTGCGTGCAATGCGGCCAGTGCGGCTTCGTCTGCCCGCACGGCGTGATCCGCGCCAAATACTACGACATCGCGCGGCTCGCCGGCGCGCCGGAAGGGTTCCGCTCAGCGCCGATCAACGCGCGCGGGTTCCCGGACATTGCCTTCACCTTGCAGTTCTATCTCGAGGATTGCACTGGCTGCGGGCTTTGCGTTGAAGCCTGCCCGGCGTTCAGCGCCAGCGAGCCCGGGCGGAAAGCGATCAACCTCACCGCCAAAGGTGACCTTGCCATCGCCGAACGCCCGCGCATCGCGTTCTTCGAGCGGTTGCCAATCGCCGATCGCGCGCGGGTCGATTTCGCCAATGTGCGCGGCGTGCAGTTCCTGGAACCACTATTCGCCTTCTCCGGCGCCTGCGCCGGCTGCGGCGAGACGCCCTATCTGAAACTTCTGTCGCAATTGTTCGGCGATCGGATGATGGTCGCCAATGCCACCGGCTGCTCGTCGATCTACGGTGGCAATCTGCCGGTCACGCCGTGGACGAAGAACAGCGAGGGGCGCGGCCCGGCGTGGTCCAATTCTTTGTTCGAGGACAACGCGGAATTCGGCCTCGGCTTCCGCCTCGCCGCCGACCAGCACGTGGCGCTGGCACGGCGGCTGGCGCAGGAGCTGGCGCCGCGCCTGGGGGCGGAACTGGTGGCCGAGCTGCTGGCCGCGCCACAACGCCAGGAATCCGAAATCCGCGCCCAGCGTGCGCGGCTGGCGGAGCTGCTGCGCCGGCTCGACGCACTCGGCCCCGACCCGGCGGGGGGCCGGCTCCGTTCGATCGCCGACCATCTGGTCCGGCGCAGCATCTGGCTGGTGGGCGGCGATGGCTGGGCCTATGACATCGGCTATGGCGGGCTCGATCACGTGCTGGCGAGCGGGCGCGACGTCAATGTGCTGGTGCTCGACACCGAAGTCTATTCCAATACCGGTGGCCAGGCGTCGAAAGCCACCCCGCTCGGCGCGATCGCCAAATTCGCCGCCGCCGGCAAGCGCACCGCGCGCAAGGATCTGGCGTTGCAGGCGATCGCCTATGGCGACGTCTATGTGGCGCAGGTGGCGATGGGCGCCAATCCGCAGCAGACATTGCTCGCGTTCCGCGAGGCCGAAGCCTACCCCGGCCCGTCGCTGATCCTCGCCTATTCGCACTGCATCGCCCATGGCTACGATCTGCGCGACGGATTGCGCCAGCAGGATCTGGCCACGGCCTGTGGCTACTGGCCGCTGTTCCGCTACAACCCGGCGATGCGCGTGGCCGGGCAGAACCCGTTTCGGCTCGATTCGCCGCGCCCGACCATTCCGTTCCGCGACTACGCCTATCACGAAAGCCGCTACCGCGCGCTGGCTGACGCCCGGCCCGAGGAAGCGGCGCAGTTGCTGACCGCGGCCGAGGCCGCGATCGCCGAGAAGTATCGCAGCTACGAGGAAATGGCCGGCTGGCAGGCGGAACGGTTCCCCCCGGAGGCGCCGAAGGCGGGGCGGCGGTAA
- a CDS encoding PEP-CTERM sorting domain-containing protein (PEP-CTERM proteins occur, often in large numbers, in the proteomes of bacteria that also encode an exosortase, a predicted intramembrane cysteine proteinase. The presence of a PEP-CTERM domain at a protein's C-terminus predicts cleavage within the sorting domain, followed by covalent anchoring to some some component of the (usually Gram-negative) cell surface. Many PEP-CTERM proteins exhibit an unusual sequence composition that includes large numbers of potential glycosylation sites. Expression of one such protein has been shown restore the ability of a bacterium to form floc, a type of biofilm.), with protein sequence MAIGMMAASTLAGWAALAPATAAPFSFNFTFGGGTDQTYTPSGAGTLLSNAVSVTQGNQALLSVDSISGPPAGAVGDIISFDATPLSVPTAVSGATVNAISIAWDGIYSFTSTSGTYERDSSNDALNFKWFGTFTDSSGMLNSQPAELTETWSQASAAVEPSVGGTFNSNPNLAVPEPRSIGILVLALAALGFVRRHTRAASNSPA encoded by the coding sequence ATGGCGATCGGCATGATGGCGGCGAGCACGCTTGCCGGCTGGGCCGCGCTCGCCCCCGCGACGGCGGCGCCGTTTTCCTTCAACTTCACGTTCGGCGGCGGCACCGATCAGACCTATACGCCGAGCGGCGCCGGGACGCTGCTTTCCAACGCGGTGAGTGTCACTCAGGGAAACCAAGCCCTGCTGAGCGTGGATTCCATTTCCGGCCCACCGGCCGGGGCGGTCGGTGACATCATCTCTTTCGATGCGACACCGCTATCAGTGCCCACCGCGGTGTCGGGGGCGACGGTGAACGCGATTAGCATTGCCTGGGATGGCATCTACAGCTTCACTTCCACGAGCGGCACCTATGAGCGCGATTCGAGCAACGACGCCCTCAATTTCAAGTGGTTTGGCACGTTCACGGATTCGAGCGGCATGTTAAACAGCCAGCCCGCCGAATTGACCGAGACCTGGAGCCAGGCTTCGGCGGCCGTTGAGCCGAGCGTCGGCGGTACGTTCAATTCCAATCCCAATCTCGCAGTGCCAGAGCCACGGTCAATCGGGATATTGGTGCTTGCGCTCGCCGCTCTCGGGTTTGTTCGCAGACATACCCGCGCCGCTAGCAACTCGCCCGCTTGA
- a CDS encoding SDR family NAD(P)-dependent oxidoreductase produces MSSEFGEDPQTRGIDDHSLPAAAGRPVAVITGGSGGIGRWIALGLARAGSHVVLVSRDRARGEAAQTWIATEVPGASTDLVIVDLSLLVATRKASEAILARYPKIAVLVNNAGVFESKQVKTAEGHDRVLATNLLSPFVLTEQLLPALRAAAPSRIVTVGSSMSDRARLNPCHLVLGQRWTMVRAYSNAKLALMMVTFALARRMAGTGVVANVVHPGLVATGLVRARGVIGLVWRWLATLALSAEQGADTPLHVALAPEFATRSGVYVKKRRVVRPNRQALDPALAAAVWTATERLANAPPRATE; encoded by the coding sequence TTGTCTTCAGAATTCGGCGAGGATCCGCAAACGCGCGGCATTGACGATCATTCGCTGCCTGCGGCGGCGGGCCGGCCCGTTGCCGTCATCACCGGTGGTAGCGGCGGCATCGGGCGCTGGATCGCGCTTGGGTTGGCACGGGCCGGCAGCCACGTGGTCTTGGTCAGCCGCGACCGGGCGCGCGGCGAGGCGGCGCAGACCTGGATCGCGACCGAGGTGCCTGGCGCCAGCACCGATCTCGTGATCGTGGATCTCTCACTGCTCGTCGCGACACGGAAAGCGAGTGAGGCCATCCTTGCGCGGTATCCAAAGATCGCCGTTCTGGTCAATAACGCCGGCGTTTTCGAGAGCAAACAGGTGAAGACCGCGGAGGGGCATGACCGCGTGCTTGCGACCAATCTGCTCTCGCCCTTTGTGCTGACCGAGCAGCTATTGCCGGCGCTGCGCGCCGCCGCGCCATCGCGAATAGTCACCGTTGGTTCATCGATGTCTGACCGTGCGCGCCTCAACCCGTGCCATCTCGTGCTCGGGCAACGATGGACGATGGTGCGCGCTTACAGCAACGCCAAGCTAGCGCTGATGATGGTGACTTTTGCCCTCGCCCGGCGGATGGCGGGCACTGGCGTCGTCGCCAACGTCGTCCATCCTGGTCTGGTGGCAACCGGATTGGTGCGAGCGCGCGGCGTCATCGGGCTTGTCTGGCGTTGGCTTGCGACGCTAGCCTTGAGCGCAGAGCAGGGCGCCGACACTCCGCTCCACGTGGCGTTGGCTCCGGAATTTGCGACCCGGAGCGGCGTCTACGTCAAGAAGCGCCGGGTCGTGCGCCCAAACCGCCAAGCTCTCGATCCGGCTCTGGCGGCGGCGGTATGGACGGCGACGGAACGTCTGGCCAACGCGCCCCCTCGCGCCACAGAGTAG